The following are from one region of the Bacteroidales bacterium genome:
- a CDS encoding acylphosphatase produces the protein MVRHLQMIITGKVENTGFRIYALRGANQFHLTGEVSQQPDKVIIEAEGEEEHLADFEQWCLEGPEGSEISALTKHEKELVGYEDFRIL, from the coding sequence ATGGTAAGGCACCTTCAGATGATTATCACGGGAAAAGTTGAAAACACAGGTTTTCGAATTTATGCCCTCAGAGGGGCAAATCAATTCCATTTAACCGGCGAGGTCAGTCAGCAACCAGACAAAGTAATCATTGAGGCAGAAGGGGAGGAGGAGCACCTGGCTGATTTTGAGCAATGGTGCCTTGAAGGGCCTGAAGGCAGCGAGATTTCAGCATTGACCAAACACGAAAAAGAATTGGTTGGATACGAAGATTTCAGAATTTTATAA